A region from the Vicia villosa cultivar HV-30 ecotype Madison, WI linkage group LG3, Vvil1.0, whole genome shotgun sequence genome encodes:
- the LOC131656341 gene encoding isoleucine N-monooxygenase 2-like, giving the protein MMSYNPTFDLLSLLLLFAFMIIKSIRYHHSMNMKLRKPKLPPGPKPWPIVGNLPEMLASKSPSEWIHKTMEELNTEIACIRLGNVHVIPVTCPTIAREFLRKHDADFASRPLTVASDIISNGYLTSALVPFGEQWRKMKKIIANDLLSPFRHQWLQDKRNEEADNLMFYVYNKCNNGELVNVRIATQHYCGNVFRKMFFNTRYFGNGMNNGGPGLEEIEHVDAAFALLKHVYAFSASDYIPWLGLLDLEGHKGKVNNAMKIMNKYHDCLIEERIKQWNDGSKNVEEDLLDVMISLKDVNNNPLLTTKEIKAQIIELMMAMIDNPSNAVELILAEMLNQPDLLEKAIEELDNIVGKDRLVQEFDIPKLKFLKACAREAFRLHPVTPFSVPHVSMNDTIVGNFLIPKGSHVLFGRTGVGINPKVWTEPYKFQPERHLKNDKSDISLTEPNLKFISFSAGRRGCPGVILGTTMTILLLARMLHGFTWSAYPNISKFNLAEAKGVMFLDEPLMIVAKPRLNINLYTC; this is encoded by the exons ATGATGAGTTACAATCCTACTTTTGACCTCCTTTCCCTGTTATTATTATTTGCCTTTATGATTATTAAATCTATAAGATATCATCACTCGATGAATATGAAGTTAAGAAAACCAAAATTGCCACCAGGTCCCAAACCATGGCCTATAGTTGGCAATCTTCCTGAAATGCTTGCAAGCAAATCTCCATCTGAGTGGATACACAAAACTATGGAAGAACTCAACACTGAAATTGCATGTATTCGCCTAGGAAATGTCCATGTTATCCCTGTTACTTGTCCCACCATTGCTCGTGAATTCTTGAGAAAGCATGATGCTGATTTTGCATCAAGACCACTCACCGTAGCCAGTGATATCATCTCCAATGGCTACTTGACTTCAGCCCTTGTACCCTTTGGGGAACaatggaggaagatgaagaaaATCATTGCTAATGATTTGCTCTCTCCTTTCAGGCATCAATGGCTTCAAGACAAAAGAAATGAAGAAGCCGATAATCTTATGTTTTACGTGTACAACAAATGCAACAATGGTGAACTTGTGAATGTTAGGATTGCAACACAACATTATTGTGGTAATGTTTTTagaaaaatgttttttaatacaAGATACTTTGGAAATGGTATGAATAATGGAGGGCCTGGTCTTGAAGAAATAGAACATGTTGATGCTGCTTTTGCTTTGCTTAAACATGTTTATGCTTTTTCTGCATCTGATTATATCCCATGGTTGGGGTTACTTGATTTAGAAGGACATAAGGGAAAGGTAAATAATGCAATGAAGATAATGAACAAGTATCATGATTGTCTCATTGAAGAGAGGATCAAACAATGGAATGATGGATCAAAGAATGTTGAAGAGGACTTGCTAGATGTTATGATTTCATTAAAAGATGTCAATAATAATCCTTTATTGACAACTAAGGAAATCAAGGCTCAAATTATT GAATTGATGATGGCAATGATAGATAATCCATCAAACGCAGTTGAATTGATATTGGCTGAAATGTTAAATCAACCCGATTTATTAGAAAAAGCTATAGAAGAATTGGACAATATAGTTGGAAAAGATAGGTTGGTCCAAGAATTCGATATTCCTAAACTCAAATTCTTGAAGGCTTGTGCAAGAGAAGCATTTCGCCTCCATCCCGTAACACCTTTCAGTGTTCCCCATGTCTCTATGAATGATACAATAGTTGGAAATTTCTTAATACCAAAGGGTAGCCATGTATTGTTTGGAAGAACGGGCGTTGGAATAAACCCAAAAGTTTGGACTGAACCTTACAAATTTCAACCAGAACGCCATCTTAAGAATGATAAGTCTGATATATCTTTGACCGAGCCAAATTTGAAGTTTATATCTTTTAGTGCAGGAAGGCGTGGCTGCCCTGGTGTCATCCTAGGTACCACAATGACAATTCTTTTACTAGCTAGAATGCTTCATGGCTTCACTTGGAGCGCTTATCCCAATATATCAAAATTCAATCTTGCCGAGGCTAAAGGTGTTATGTTTCTTGATGAGCCACTAATGATTGTAGCAAAACCTCGATTAAACATAAATTTGTATACCTGTTGA
- the LOC131658553 gene encoding uncharacterized mitochondrial protein AtMg00810-like yields MSDLGLLHHFLGIEVYQDKSGIFICLRRYAENILKKFSMYGCKTFDIPVVVNEKLKKEDSGKLVDESLSISLVGSLFYLKATRSELMFDVGLLSRFMSKPTHSHLGAAKTVLRYIMGTLEHKIIFEKNAKIEFKGYCDSDWARSVDDMKSTSGYVFSLVLGVISWCSKKQDTIAQSSAEVEYFTAGLVTQ; encoded by the coding sequence ATGAGCGATTTGGGTCTGCTGCATCATTTTCTTGGTATCGAGGTATATCAAGATAAATCAGGAATTTTTATCTGTCTAAGAAggtatgcagaaaatattctcaAAAAATTCAGCATGTATGGCTGTAAAACATTCGATATCCCCGTTGTAGtaaatgaaaaattgaagaaGGAAGACAGCGGAAAATTGGTAGACGAAAGCTTGTCCATAAGTTTGGTCGGAAGTCTATTTTATCTAAAAGCTACACGATCTGAATTAATGTTCGATGTCGGTTTACTTTCAAGGTTTATGAGTAAACCTACTCACTCACACCTTGGAGCAGCAAAGACAGTTCTGAGGTACATAATGGGCACTTTAGAGcacaaaataatatttgaaaagaatgctaaaattgaatttaaaggcTATTGTGATAGTGATTGGGCTAGAAGTGTTGATGACATGAAAAGTACTTCTGGTTATGTATTCAGCCTGGTTTTAGGAGTAATTTCTTGGTGTTCGAAGAAACAAGACACTATAGCGCAATCTTCAGCTGAAGTAGAATATTTTACAGCTGGTTTGGTTACACAATAA
- the LOC131658554 gene encoding isoleucine N-monooxygenase 1-like has translation MMSYTLSFLSLLPQSFWPLSLVMFLVFMIIKSLSYHLINMKPKIPKLPPGPKPWPIVGNLPEMFASKSPTWWIHKTMEELNTEIACIRLGNVHVIPVTCPTVAREFLRNHDADFASRPLTIASDIISNGYLTSVLVPFGEQWKKMKKVVANDLFSPLRHQWLQGKRNEEADNLMFYVYNKCKNGDLVNVRIATQHYCGNVYRKIFFNTRYFGNGMEDGGPGVEEKEHVDAVFVLLSHVYAFSASDYIPWLRLLDLDGHKGKVKNAMKIINKYHDSLIEERIKQWNDGSKNVEEDLLDVMISLKDVNNNPLLTTKEIKAQIIELMMAMIDNPSKAVESILAEMLNQPDLLEKALEELDNIVGKDRLVQEFDIPKLKFLKACAREAFRLHPVTTFNVPHVSMKDTVVGNFLIPKGSHVLLGRTGLGRNPKVWTEPYKFQPERHFRNDGHDISLSDPNLKFISFSTGRRGCPGVMLGTTMTILLLARLLHGFTWTAHPNISKINLAESKGVIFLDDPLMIVAKPRLEIDLYIF, from the exons ATGATGAGTTACACTCTTAGCTTCCTCTCGTTACTCCCTCAGTCCTTTTGGCCTCTTTCCCTTGTTATGTTTTTGGTATTTATGATTATTAAATCCCTAAGTTATCACTTGATAAATATGAAGCCAAAAATACCGAAATTGCCACCAGGTCCTAAACCATGGCCTATAGTTGGCAATCTTCCTGAAATGTTTGCAAGCAAATCACCAACTTGGTGGATACACAAAACCATGGAAGAATTGAACACTGAAATTGCATGTATTCGCCTAGGAAATGTCCATGTTATCCCTGTTACTTGTCCAACCGTTGCTCGTGAATTCTTGAGAAATCATGATGCTGATTTTGCATCAAGACCACTCACCATAGCCAGTGATATCATCTCCAATGGCTACTTGACCTCAGTCCTTGTACCCTTTGGCGAACAAtggaaaaagatgaagaaagtcGTTGCTAATGATTTGTTCTCACCACTCAGGCATCAATGGCTTCAAGGCAAAAGAAACGAAGAAGCCGATAATCTTATGTTTTATGTGTACAACAAATGCAAGAATGGTGACCTTGTGAATGTTAGAATTGCAACACAACATTATTGTGGAAATGTGTATAGGAAAATCTTTTTTAATACGAGATACTTTGGAAATGGAATGGAAGATGGAGGGCCTGGTGTTGAAGAAAAAGAACATGTTGATGCTGTTTTTGTTCTGCTTAGCCATGTTTATGCTTTCTCTGCTTCTGATTATATCCCATGGTTGAGGTTACTTGATTTAGATGGACATAAGGGCAAGGTAAAAAATGCAATGAAGATAATAAACAAGTATCATGATTCTCTCATTGAAGAGAGGATCAAACAATGGAATGATGGATCAAAGAATGTTGAAGAGGACTTGCTAGATGTTATGATTTCATTAAAAGATGTCAATAATAATCCTTTATTGACAACTAAGGAAATCAAGGCTCAAATTATT GAATTGATGATGGCAATGATAGATAATCCATCAAAGGCAGTTGAATCGATATTGGCTGAAATGTTAAATCAACCCGATTTATTAGAAAAAGCTTTAGAAGAATTGGACAATATAGTTGGAAAAGATAGGTTGGTTCAAGAATTCGATATTCCTAAACTCAAATTCTTGAAGGCTTGTGCAAGAGAAGCATTCCGCCTCCATCCGGTAACAACTTTCAATGTTCCTCATGTCTCTATGAAAGATACAGTAGTTGGAAATTTCTTGATACCAAAGGGTAGCCATGTATTGCTCGGAAGAACTGGTCTTGGGAGAAATCCAAAAGTTTGGACTGAACCTTACAAATTTCAACCAGAACGCCATTTCAGAAATGATGGACATGATATATCTTTATCAGATCCAAATTTGAAGTTTATATCTTTTAGTACAGGAAGGCGTGGTTGCCCTGGTGTCATGCTTGGAACTACAATGACTATTCTTTTACTAGCTAGGTTGCTCCATGGCTTCACTTGGACTGCACATCCCAATATATCAAAAATCAATCTTGCCGAGTCTAAAGGTGTTATATTTCTTGATGACCCACTAATGATTGTAGCAAAGCCTCGACTAGAAATAGATTTGTATATCTTTTGA